In Dermacentor silvarum isolate Dsil-2018 chromosome 2, BIME_Dsil_1.4, whole genome shotgun sequence, the following proteins share a genomic window:
- the LOC119440180 gene encoding uncharacterized protein LOC119440180, with amino-acid sequence MQSSNPFAYATQVPAPLITWMLLLTLVAAPSDATAPSEPVRFECPAGLSNLSTTSNSQTAPPLLFLDCPRIPLRSSTTADAAPIKLHHLRAALCGLGGCATMHSSNPFAYATQVPAPLITWMLLLTLVAAPSDATAPSEPVRFECPAGLSNLSTTSNSQTAPPLLFLDCPRIPLRSSTTADAAPIKLPHLRAALCGLGGCATMQSSNPFAYATQVSKLYCLFTKKSSDYCLLQLPSPQCCLSVAIECADVVRALLLLAGDVETNPGPDAVLDELKKLSAGQSQLLTEVQGLKNQLKTTEQAISALSNRLSDLETHYQDLVALRTDIDSICANATQTAKDIREIEARLDDAENRSRRNNLIFYNIADNNKSETYAESEETVLRLCRDHLNITIDPKEIERAHRLGRHSAGRVRPIIVKFTFFKTKEFILSNGRKLKGTDYGIGEDFSRPVRIARKHLITFAKTKATKFSLRYKTLSIGPKRYVFDEPSQTIKEIA; translated from the coding sequence atGCAGTCATCTAACCCGTTCGCCTATGCTACGCAGGTGCCTGCCCCACTTATCACCTGGATGCTACTACTGACCCTGGTTGCCGCCCCTTCCGATGCCACGGCTCCCAGCGAACCCGTTCGCTTCGAGTGTCCTGCCGGCCTTTCTAATCTGTCCACAACTTCAAACAGTCAGACAGCGCCCCCACTGCTGTTCCTCGACTGTCCCCGGATTCCCCTACGGTCATCGACAACAGCCGACGCGGCGCCTATAAAGCTGCATCACCTACGTGCGGCGctctgtgggcttggtggctgtgccacgatGCACTCATCTAACCCGTTCGCCTATGCTACGCAGGTGCCTGCCCCACTTATCACCTGGATGCTACTACTGACCCTGGTTGCCGCCCCTTCCGATGCCACGGCTCCCAGCGAACCCGTTCGCTTCGAGTGTCCTGCCGGCCTTTCTAATCTGTCCACAACTTCAAACAGTCAGACAGCGCCCCCACTGCTGTTCCTCGACTGTCCCCGGATTCCCCTACGGTCATCGACAACAGCCGACGCGGCGCCTATAAAGCTGCCTCACCTACGCGCGGCGctctgtgggcttggtggctgtgccacgatGCAGTCATCTAACCCGTTCGCCTATGCTACGCAGGTCAGTAAGCTGTATTGTCTTTTCACAAAAAAATCAAGCGACTACTGTCTTCTGCAGCTACCAAGCCCACAGTGCTGCCTTTCCGTTGCTATTGAGTGTGCTGATGTTGTACGTGCTTTGTTGTTATTGGCCGGCGATGTCGAGACAAACCCAGGTCCTGACGCGGTTCTCGATGAACTAAAAAAACTATCTGCTGGTCAGTCACAACTACTCACCGAGGTTCAAGGTCTTAAAAATCAACTAAAAACTACGGAACAAGCTATATCTGCCCTCAGTAACAGATTATCCGACCTAGAAACTCACTATCAAGACCTGGTTGCCCTACGCACCGATATAGATTCGATATGCGCTAATGCCACCCAAACAGCCAAAGACATCAGAGAAATAGAAGCCCGCCTGGATGACGCGGAAAATCGCTCGCGGCGCAACAATCTAATTTTTTATAATATCGCAGATAACAATAAATCGGAAACCTACGCCGAATCTGAAGAAACAGTCCTTCGCCTCTGCCGTGATCACCTAAATATAACCATTGACCCGAAAGAAATTGAACGGGCTCACCGTCTTGGACGCCATTCTGCTGGGCGTGTTCGCCCAATAATAGTTAAATTTACATTTTTTAAAACCAAGGAGTTTATCCTTTCCAATGGCCGTAAGTTGAAAGGGACTGATTACGGCATTGGGGAAGACTTTTCACGCCCTGTCCGAATCGCACGAAAGCACCTCATTACATTTGCCAAAACTAAAGCCACAAAATTTTCCTTGCGCTACAAGACATTGTCCATTGGCCCTAAGCGCTATGTATTCGACGAGCCATCGCAAACGATAAAAGAAATCGCATAG